GAAGGCATTAAAAACGCCATCATCGCCCTTTGCACTTCTATTTCTGAAACCACAGACTTTAAGGGTGTGCAAGAAGATTTAGAAAAATTCCGCGAAGGTTTTAGCAGTGTGTGTATCGCCAGTCTTAGCCCTGAAAATGAAGTAATTTGTTCTTATAGTGCGCTTCTTTTTGATGAGCAAAACGGGCATAAACAATTTTATATTTATGTCAGTGAGGTGGCCGAGCATTTTAAAAGTCTTAAAGCCCATCCTGAAAATGTAGAGGTAATGTTTTTAGAAGATGAGGCGAGTGCTAAATCTCCCATCTTGCGTAAACGCCTGCGCTATAGGACAAAGTTGCACTTTGTTGAAAGAGGGGCAGAGTTTGATCGCGTCTATGATAATTTCTTGAACAAACACGGCAAAGGGCGCGGATTGGAAACTATCCGCCATATGCAAGATTTTCATCTCATCAAGTTAGAGTTCCTTAAAGGGCGTTTTGTTAAAGGTTTTGGTCAAGCTTATGATGTGGATGCGCATGGGCATATTTCTTATGTTGGAGCTCAGGGCAATCCCCATAGTAAGGGCAACCCTCATGGCGGACACCCACACGGACACCCCCATGGTGCAAATCCACATGGAGGACATTCTCATGGAGGACACCCACACGGCGGGCATCCCCATGGACATGGCGCACACCATCCCGGAGGCCATCCACACGCTTAACCCTTTTTCTCTCCCCAAATGGGGGGAGGGTAACTCCCCTATAGAATTTCAGAAATTAAACGACATTAAATAAATAATGTTATGATAAAGGTTTAGCCATGCGCAAGCATGGGTGTTTCATGCCAAAAAGGAGTTTAAGAATGCGGCGGTTAGAAACCTTGGAGTCCATTTTAGAGCGTTTGAGAGTTTCCATTAGAAAAAATGGATTAAAAAATTCCAAACAACGCGAGGAGGTGGTGAGTGTGCTTTACAAAAGTGGAACGCATTTAAGTCCTGAGGAGATCACCCATAGTATCCGTTTACGAGACAAGAATACAAGCATTTCTTCAGTCTATCGAATCCTCAATTTCTTAGAAAAAGAGCGATTTATCTACACTTTGGAGACCAATAAAAATGGACGGCGTTACGAGATCGCAGCCAAAGAACACCATGATCACATTATTTGTCTGCAATGTGGAGAGATCGTCGAGTTTGTGGACCAAGAGATAGAAGAGAGGCAAGTTCAAGTGGTGCATAAGTTTCAAGCCAAGCTAGTTAGCCATGACATGAAACTCTTTGTCGTGTGTGCTAAGTGTTTGGCTAAGGAGAATTAATTAAGGTCTTCCCAGCAGAGGGGGTGGGCGTATTCTAAATCTTTGTTTGCCTTTTTGCCTAAGACTTGAGATAGGAATTTAGGGGCAAGTCCGGCATTGGGGCGCAAGGCGCGCACATGATCGCTAGTAAGAGTTTCCCCCTTTTTAAGGGGCTTTGTGATGAATAGGCTACGGGCAAATTGGCGGCCTTCTTTGGGATTTTTCTCCCTCTCTCCACTTCCTAGTGCTAGATAAGTCTCATGCACTGCTTGCACCATCTGCTTAAATTCTGCAGCGTCCATGCTAAAATCTTTATCCACACTCTCTAAACTTTTATCCAAGATAAAATGTTTTTCAATCATGGAAGCTTTAAGGGTGGTGGCAATCACCGCGCTCAAATGCCCTAAAGTGTGATCGCTCAAACCATAGGCGGTGTGGTAAAGCTCTTTGAGTTTAGGCATGGCGAGCAAATTCGCCTGTTGCAAGGGTGCTGGGTAAGCGCTGGTGCAGTGCAATAGAGTGATGCGATCATTGCCCGCTTTGGCGCACACTTCTAGGGCATCTAAGATATTTTCGTGCGTAGCAATGCCTGTTGAGATAATGAGGGGTTTATGCGTGCTGGCCACATAAGCCATAAGTTCTAAGTCTGTGATCTCAAAACTCGCAATCTTATAGCAAGGGCATTGAAGCTTTTCTAAGAGTTCAAGCCCTTTTAAACTAAAAACAGAGCTAAAAATCTCCAAATCAAGACCTCTAGCGTGGTTAAAAAGATCGGCATGCCACTCTAAAGGCATGGCCGCGCGTTGGTAGAGCTCATAGAGACTTTGTTGATCCCATAAAGTCCCTTCAATCACAAAGGGGGGGCGATTGGTCTTGAGAGTAAGGCATTCTGGGGTGTAGGTTTGGAGTTTGGCCGCATTGGCCCCGCTAGTCTTGATAGCCTCTAAGGACAAGAGAGCGGTTTTTAGGGACTTGGCATGGTTAGAGCTCAATTCAGCGACAATATAGGGAGCGGACATGATTTTCCTTTAAAAAGTGCTCAGGGGTGAAAATTTTACAAACAACCATACATCGTGGTAACGCCCTTTGCGGTGGATAAAATCGCGCAAATAACCTTCTTTGCGGTAAGCGTGGCGTTGGTAAAAATTTAGTGCCCGTTCATTAGTAGCAAGCACTTCTAAATGCAAGGCATGGAGGCGGATTTTATAAAAAGCGATAAATTCAAGCGCATTGAGGATTTGAGTCCCCACATGTTCTAAATGCGGGTTTTTATAGATACCCAAAAATCCGTGCCTATGGATGGGGTGTATCCTTGTAAGAGAACCCACACCTAGCAAAGTTTGCCCTTGTTTAAAAAGATAGTAGGCGCTATTGGGGTTCTCTTTAAGCTGTTCAATAAAGCGCAGATGGGCCTCTAGGCCAATGTGTTCATTAAGCATCCATACAGAGGTTTTGGGATGATTGCGAAAAGTCAAAATTTCTAACTGCTCTTGTTGGGTCGTGTGGGTAAAATGGCAGGCGTAGAGGGGGGGGTGTTCTTGCAAAGCAGTTGAGGGAATCTCAAAACTCTTAGAAAGCCATGAAGGATCAAACAAAGATGGCCTTTAGTGTGGATTCAAGCGCATTACCGATGTTTAAGTGCTTTTGAATAGCCTGTATAGCAAGGCGTGCTTTAAGGTCAAAGGCACTCAGATCGTCTTGCAAAGTTTGAAAAGTGCTGCACTTACAGGCCTTAATCGCGCTCAAGGCTTCAAGTTGGGGGCGTTGGTTGGGGGCTACCTCTATAGCTAAAATGGGGGTGAGAGTGAGCATAGCCTCATAGAGCATCCCCCCGCCTCCTAGCAAAGCCACATCGCTTTGTTTTAAAAGAGTGGCAATTTGGGGCAAATGTAAATTTTCATGGAAAATTGCTTGGGCATAAGGGCGCAGGGCGCGTGTAATCTCTGCAGGCGCGCAAATATGGAGTTTGTAGGGCGTGTTTTGCAGGCATTCTAGGGCTTGTTGGTAAAAATGCAAGCTTTGCGCACTTCCCCCAAAGGAAATAAAAAGAGTTTGGATTGTCGGGTTTAGATTTTTATTAGAAGTTTTAAAAGCCATCTCAAAAGGCATAAACTCTGATCCTAGAAAATGGCGTTCTGAAGAATTTTTATAAAGCTTTTCAGCCTGAAAGGCCGGGTTGATCACAAAGGCTTGTGGGGGTTTTGGGTGGGGGAAGTCCTCAAGATAGAGAAAAGCATGGGTTAGAGAAGCTACATAGTGGTAAAAATTTGGGCTGGCTTGATAACTATCCACAATAAGACGATCGCTTTTAGACACTCTAAAATCACGCAACCAATTTATATTAATATCTGCTAAAGGATGGGGAGCAATAAGGCGCGATTCTAGACCGATACGCGTCAAGTGTTTTTGAAGTTTTTGGGCACGGCGTAAGTGTCCTAGTCCGCTTTGAAGCGAGATATCAGCTAGAAGGGTGATCATGGGAGTGCAAAAGTTGGTATTTGAGTTTGGCTAATTCTAGGTCTTCTAAGGTGTCGATGTCTTGGGTGTAAATTTCAGGCACAACAATGGGGTAAGAATGCGCAGCTAAAAGGGGTTCTAAGTTGCTAAAATGGCGCGCCTCTCCCATGTAAAAAAGCCCAGTGTCGTGGTAGAGGGGGGGGAGGTCTTGGGTGCGCTTGGGGAGGTGCTCAGCAAAAAGAGGGGCGGGATTGGGATTTAAACTGAAGGCGCGATAAGGCGAAGCGCCATAAGGACTAAGCGCGATAGCGTATTTATAAGTTGGATGCTCTAAGAGGACGTTTTTAGCTTCTTGAAGTTGGTTAGCTTGGAGCAAGACACTTGTCCCATAGAGCGCGCAAACGAGCGTTTTGGGCGTAAGTTTTAAAGTAGCGATGGCGTGTGCTATGGCTTCTAAACTGGGGGTAAGCGCATCGGCCAAATGAGCGGGGCGCAAAAAGGGCGTGGACGCGCCGTATTCTCTAGCAATGCGCGCGATTTCAACACCATCCGTGGACACCACCACTTGATCAAAGAGTTTTGATTGCAGGGCGGTTTGTATGACATGGGCGATGAGGGGTTTTCCTAGAAAAGAGTAGATATTTTTATGGGGGATGCGCTGACTATTGGCGCGCGCTAGAATGATAGCGATCACTCTAACCCCTAGAAGGGAAATTCAGATTCAAGGACTTCATTGGAAAGTTTCTTTTTATTGCTCGCGCTCAAAGGTCCTAAATTAGTGTAAGAGATCTTGGCATCAGCGATGTGTTTAGACTGCACGACATTATTTTTATTAATATCAAAGGGACGCACCACACCGCTTAGTTTGATCACCTGCTTTTCCCCATCAACTAAAATCTCCTTACTTCCGTAAATAAAATAATTTCCATTTTCTAAAACCTTAACAATGCGTGCGGTGAGGATGAATTTAAGGTCCTCGCTCTTTTTTTGCGAACCTCCTCCCTTGAAGGTTTTATTTGTGGTGGGTTGGGTGAGGCTGTAATTGCTGCGATCGTCTAAAAACTGGGCTTGCTCTCTTTTGTTAAGATCTGTGCCATTGTAAGCTAGGCGGGGGGGCGTAGAAGTGCCATTAGAAGTATTAGCGTAATTTTTTGATGCGCTGTAGTTAGCGCTGGCGTTTTCAGAGATTTCCACAGTTACAAGATCATTGGGCTTCATAGCGCGTCTATCGGCAAAAAGAGGGCGCTCCCCCTGCCCAAAGAGACTTCCGGGTTTAGCAATTTCAGGGATAAATTCTTTAGAGGGCATTTCTTCCACATAATCAGGAGGATCAAACTTGATGCCCGGCTCAACAGCCCTAGCCAAACTCAGTAACACCACAAAACTTGCAAGCTTAAATTTAAACATGCTCTTCCTTAGTGGGTTTTATGCGTGATTATACTATAATGGGGACTTAGCCATCACTTTTAGGATAGAAAATGCGGAAAAAACACGGGTTGACTGTGATCATGGGGGCTGTGTTGGGCATGGGCGGATTAGATGCCCTAGATACCTCCGATTGGAAAAAGGGTTTGATTATAGGGACGAATTATCAGACTGGGCTTATCAATATCCAAACGGAAACTAAAGCCAAACGCAATGGCATGAATGTCAATGCCAATGGTTTAGGCTTCTTGATAGGGTATACAGGGTATTTTCGCGACGATCAGATGTTTGGGGCGCGTTATTATGCCTTTTTAGATTGGCAAATATTTGGTGCGCAATATCATCCAAGCCCCTATGGAGGAGGAGGGTATTATGGGGGTAATAACCTGCTCACTTATGGGGCTGCAGCAGATTTTTTCTATAATTTTTTTCAAGGCACTATCTATAGCAATGATATTTCGCTAGATTTAGGGACCTATGTGGGCGTGGGGATTGCGGGCAGTTCTTGGTTATTGGGCGATACGGGGCGAGATAAACTAGGAATTCCTAGTTTGGGTCTTCCTAGCGTGAATGTGAGCGCTTTTCAATTTCTTTTTAATATCGGGCTGAGGGCTTTACTTGTAGATCAACATGGAATCGATTTAGGTTTTAAAATTCCCACCATCAACAACCATTATTATACAAGCGACTCCTACAGCGTAAAACTACGCCGTAGTTTTGCTTTTTATATCAACTATAGCTACCACTTCTAGTAGGGTATGCAAGAAGAGAGCATCTTTTTATAGTAACTTTGCGCCTTTTGGATTAGAGCGGAGTTGTCGTCTTTGAGCAGTAATTCGTAGCTGTTTTCAAAGGCATTTTTGCTCCAGTTGGCCGAACCTAGAAAAATCCACTTGTTATCGATGAGTGCTAGTTTTTGGTGCATGATACCCCTGTAGGAAGCTTGAAAGTGTCTAGCACTCTTAACTTCCTTGCCTTGAAGGAGGCAAGTATGAATACCTTTGTATTTAGAGAGATAGGCGATAGTGGAGTGCTTGCCATGCACATTTGAACCATAATCATAAATGATGTTGATCTTCACGCCACGATCGGCCGCGTTTTTAAGAGCTTTAGAAATAGCTTGATGCGTGAAACTATAAATCGCAATGTTGATATTACTTTGGGCCGCGTTGATCCCTGAAATCAAACTATTTAGAGCATCTTTTTGTTCATAGGGCAACATGTAAAGTGTGGGGTTTGCGCACAAAAAGCCCGCGCACACGCAGGGCAACAAAAAAGACCTGAAAGAAACCATTTGCGAAACTCCTAGTCCTCAATTTTAGGTTAAAGTAAAAAGGCTTGTTTTTGTATTATAATGCAGGGTTTAGGTAGTCTAGCTTAAGGAGAGTGGCGTTGAAAATTTTATTAGTCAACAAAAATAGGATGATCGAAAAGCTGTTTGAAAATATTGCTAAAAAACTTTCTTTGGAGCTAGTGGTGCAAGAGCACAGCAATGAAGCTCTCTCAAGCTTGCAGAATGGCGAGGATTACTTTTTCTTTGCAGATGATACGGTGATAGATGAGGAAGAGTATCGCAAATTTGAACCTCACTTGGAAACATGTAAGCTCAGTGCTTTTATCCACAGGAAGAGCGTTTTGCCCTTTGGGTCATTTAGCCATTATATTCAAAAGCCTTTTTTGCCCACGGATGTTTTGCATATCTTAGAAAAGACTATGGATACCCTTACCATTCCTCATCAGGAGGCTCCTGCTCAAGAGAAGCTTGCAACAGATTCGGCGTCATTAGATTTAAACCTTGATACAGGTTTTGATTCAGAGTTGGACCAACTTGAGGAATTAGAACATCTCTTTGATCCCCAAACAAGCGCGCCTCATACTCCGCAAGAGAATCCTACAGAGAATGCGCATGCCTTGGACAACTCGGGAGAAGAAAACTTAGAAGACTCAGAACCACAACAAAAACAAGAGGGGGTATCCCAAGAAGGAGACTTAAAAGATTTTTTGGAAGAACCATCCCCGGCTCCACAAGCTGATTTGACTCCACAAACCGAGATTACAGAAACGGAGTCTGAGTCAAAACCCGCAGATCTTAATATTTCCCTAGAGGATCTCCTGCCTGTGGATAATAGCGTGGATGACGAAGGCATCCATGGATTCGACTCCAAAAAGGAGAGTGAGCCACAAGCTTTTTTTGAAGAAGAGCTATCTTCTTTTCCCCAAGAGGCAGAAGTTCATGCAGATACCCCCATAGAGGAGGCGCAAGCAACTTCAGCTTTGGAGTCTCAGCATGAACAAAACCCCCCTCACTCAGAACCCGATCCTCAAGAGATGGTTTTAGAACAAGAGGGGCTTGAATCCCAAGAAAAAGTCTCTGAGCAGGGCAATGCTGAAAGTGTGGAGGTTGAACTTCAAGATATTGCACATCTTGAAGATATCCCCGAACCGGTGATGGCCAGTGTGATGGATCAACCTTACAAAGAGTCAGGGGAGCAAGAATCTAACGAGGTAGCCGATGCGATCCCACAGGAGACCCAAGAAACCGATACGCAAGAAGTTACACCCCAAGCAACACCAATCTTAGACGCACCTGAGACTATAGAACCTCACGCAGAAGAAGAGAAAGAAGAGAAAGAAGAGAAAGAAGAGAAAGAAGAGAAAGAAGAGAAAGAAGAGAAAGAACTCTTTGAAGGTGCAGAACCTCAAGAGGAGCAAGACCATGAGGAGCAGGCAACAACGCTTGAATCTGAAGCATTAGATCAAGATACCACACAAACAAACACATCTTTAGAGGCCCCTCAAGAAGAAGTTTCTAGCCACACAGCCACCTCTCTTGTGCAAGAAGCAGATTTAGATGAAGATCAGGATATTTTAGAGGACCTAGAAAGCTTGCCAGAAGAGCCAATGCAAGAAACCTCTCCCCAAGAAGAAGACGCGTCTGCAAAGTTAGAGTCTGCATTGGAGGACACTGCAGGAGAAAATCCTAGTGAAGCAGAAGTGAGCGATGAATCTTGTGCAACAGAAAACCTAGAAGATTCTAAAGTGGCAGATTCTCATAGTGTGGAGGAAGAACTTCATGAAGACGCGCCCCAACCTCTTGAGCCACAAGAACTCATGCAAGAAGTCCACGAGTTGCCCACGCCTGTTGACTCTCCTAGCAAGGAGCAAGCAAAAGAGAGTGAACAGACAAGCCAAGAATCCCTACCATCTGTATTGCCCACTTTGACCCTAGATTTGCAAACCCTGCTCAAAGATTTACCCATCGATCCAGAGATTCTCAAAAATAAGGTCTTAAGTATTCAAATTATCGATAAACCCCAATGACAGCTTCAGATGCCTACCGCATTTTAGTTCTAGCAGGACCAAGTGGGGCGGGCAAAAGCACTTTAATTAAACACATCATGGCTTCTTGCCAAGATGTTTATTTTTCTATCTCCACCACCACGCGCCCCAAAAGGGCGGGCGAGGTTCATGGGCAACATTACTATTTTGTGAGTCAAGAGGCTTTTTTAGAAGGGATTGAGAAAAATCAATTCTTAGAGTGGGCGCTTGTGCATGGACACCATTATGGCACTTCTCTTTTACCCGTGCAGGACGCTCTTAAAGCGCGCAAACTTGTGCTTTTTGATATTGATGTACAAGGGCACCATAGTCTTAAAAAGATTTACCCTAAGGCAACCTCTATTTTTGTTACCACTAAAAATGTGCAAGTGCTTAGAGAACGCCTAGAACAACGCGGGACAGACACCCAAGAGATCATCACCAAACGCCTTGAAAACGCTTTTAAAGAGCTTCAGGAAGTGGATAGTTTTGACTATGTGCTGATCAATGAGGATTTAGAGCAAGCTAAAGAGAGAGTTTTATGGGTGGCGCGCACCCTAGACTACAAACAACAAATGTTTCCTAAAGAAGCCCTCTGCACGGCTTGGCGCAAAAAAGGACTTTAAGGCTTTTAAAGCCAGCTATAGTAGAATAGACCACCTTATGTATTAAAGGATTAGTATGGGTGGCTTTAGCAGTGTATGGCACTGGCTCATCGTTTTATTTGTGATTTTACTTCTTTTTGGGGCAAAGAAGATTCCCGAACTTGCTAAAGGATTGGGAAGTGGAATTAAAAACTTTAAGAAGGCAATCAAAGAGGACGAGGAACCAACAAAACCCCAAGAATCCCAAGTTCTCCACAATAATCAAACCCCTTCTCCCTCCACATCCCAACAAGATCACAAGGCTTAAGCATTGTATAATAAAATTAAAGGCGTGTTAGAACGCCTGTTGGACACAAAGATCGTTTTAGAGCATCCTAAGGATAAGAGTTTAGGGCATTATGCGAGCGTGGTAGCTTTTTCTCTAGCCAAAGAGCGCAGAAAAGCCCCTAAGATCATCGCTGAAGAGTTGGTGCAATTTTTAAAGCAAGAGCAGGTATGCCAAGAGGTTTTTGCTTCTATTAGCGCGCTCAATGGTTATCTTAACTTCACACTTAAAGAAAGCTTTTTAGATGAGCTCTGTAATCAAGCTCTGAGTCTAGGAAAAGATTTTGGGCGAAATATCTTAGAGTCCAAAAAAAGTTACTATATAGAGTTTGTGAGCGCAAACCCCACCGGGCCCCTGCACATCGGGCATGCGCGCGGAGCGATTTTTGGGGATAGCTTGTGCCGTTTAGGGCGTTTTTTGGGTGTAAAAACCCATGCTGAATATTATGTCAATGATATGGGCGCACAAATCCACATGTTGGGTCTCTCTGTGTATTTAAGGATACAGGAGATGCGGGGCGCACAGGTAGAATATCCACCCAATGCTTACAAGGGGGACTATATTACCGAGCTGGCACAAAAGGCGTTAGAACACTTTGGCGCGCTAGAGGGGGAAGAAGAAGCCCTTATAGCGCAACTAGGAAACTTTGCAAAAGAACTCATGCTAGCAGAAATTCAAGAAACTCTAGCAGAGACGGGCATATGCATGGACGCTTACATTAGCGAAAAGGCGATGTTTAGCGCACAAGAGAGGGTTTTTACTCGCTTACAAGAGGCAGGAGGGGTTTATGAGAGTGAGGGGAAAATGTGGCTTGCTTCTAGTCAAAAGGGAGATGAAAAAGATCGCGTGCTTAAAAAAAGCGACTCCACTTTTACCTACATTGCTGGAGACATCACCTACCACGATTACAAATTCCAACAAAACTACGACCACTATATTAATATCTTTGGGGCAGATCACCATGGCTATGTGGCGCGCATTAAGGCGGCTTTAGAGTTTCTAGGTTATGAGTCCCAACGCCTAGAGGTGCTTTTAGTGCAAATGGTCGCCCTCTTACAAGAGGGCAAGCCCTATAAGATGAGCAAGCGCGCGGGGAATTTTGTCCTCTTAAAGGATGTTTTACAAGACATTGGTAAAGATGCTCTGCGCTTTGTTTTTCTCTCTAAAAAGCTGGACACGCATTTAGAATTTGATGTCGCTAGTTTGCAAAAACAAGACAGCTCTAATCCCATTTTCTACATCCATTATGCCAACGCGCGCATCCACACCCTTATGAGCAAATTCCTGCAAAGAGGAAATGAACAAGCTATTTATGCTAGCTCACTTTGTAATCTCCCCCCCGTTGCTACACACCTGCTCTTTAGCGCGCTCAACTTGCCTAAGGTGCTTGTGAGTGCTTTTGTGGATCGCGAACTGCAAAAGATTTGTGAGTATCTTAAAAACCTCGCGGGGGATTTCCACGCCTTTTACAACGCTCATAGAATTTTAGAAACACCTCAAGAACTTCCATATCTCAAACTCTGTCAAATGGTGAGCCTAAGTCTGACAATCGGATTAAGTATGCTAGGGATTGAAGCTAAGAAAAAAATGTAAGGGGAAGCAGGACGGGGAAGGAGGGGGAGGTTACCCCGCCCTGCAGTCCCTATTATAGCACAAGTTTCACTTAAAATAAGCTAAATTCCCGGGTCGATCTCAATTTTAAAGGCAAGAGGGTGATCTTTAAGATGGTGTAAAATTTGTAAAAGATTTTTCGCAGAAGCCGCGCTTAAGAGAATTTCATAGCGGTATTTCCCCGCTACTCTAAACACCTGCGCCTGACCACTTCCCAAGATTTCCACTTCTTTAACACTCTCAAAGAGGGTTTGCAAAACATTTAAGATAGTCTGCATATCCTCTTGAGCCTTTTCTTGGCTTGTAGCACTAAATTCAAGCTGAGCCAAACGCCTAAAAGGGGGGAAAACTTGCATGCGTGTGTGGAGCTCATCTTTTAAAAAGACCTCATAATCTTCAAGATAATGTTGTAAAAAATCTCTGTTATGCGACTGAATAAGCACTCTGCCATGTTTTTTGCGCGCGCTACGCCCAGCAATCTGGCACATCAAGCTTACCCCCTGCTCAAAGCTTGCATAACTTCCATTGTGCAACACCTCATCTAGCCCTAAAATCACCACTAAATTCACCTTAGGATAATCATGTCCCTTAGAAATCATCTGCGTGCCGATCAAAATATCTAATTGATGCGTGTTAAAAGCCTCTAAGATGCTTTGAATTTGTTGGTTGGTATGGGTGTGATCCTTGTCTAAAATGCCAATACGCGCTTGGGGCAGTAGCGCCTCCAACTCTTTTTTACACTGCTGTGTGCCCATGCGCTTGCCTTGCAAAGAATCGCATTGACAACTAGGGCAAACTTTAGGGATACTCTCTTGGTGTTGGCAGTAGTGGCAACGCATGCACCGATCTTTGAGGTGCAAACTCATATTCACGCTGCAAAAGGGGCAACGCACCCCCTGCCCGCACACCTGACACAAGAGCTTTTTAAAATGCGCGCGGGTGGGCAGAAAAATTATGCTCTGTTGTTGAGCACTCAAAGTGTCTTGTAGAGCCCTCAAAATAGTAGGACTAAGCGCAGTTGCGCCTTCATCAAAGATCACTTCTTGGCTAGAACCATGAAAACGCCCCCTAAGACGCACAAGACTTTGGCTTTTTTGCGCCACATAATAACTTCTTATACTGGGTGTTG
This portion of the Helicobacter felis ATCC 49179 genome encodes:
- a CDS encoding primosomal protein N' yields the protein MFYTIAPFAKIKPLTYESQENLEVGALVKIHLQRRSVQGVVLGVCDRPHFTCKQAKPIEAYFNAHQMFLLHFMAHYYCAPIGVIAPLFQPFKTEYVPAPSCITPKLEPLSSAQQIAYDKISSLQSALLFGDTGSGKTHIYAHLIASKLQQSLGVLVLVPEIALAPQIYQTLLKSFGSQVGLWHSKLNPAQRESLLKKLYTQEVRVVVGTRSALFLPMAHLGLLIVDEEHDQAYKANQTPFYNARDLSLYLAQKMPIQTLLGSATPSIRSYYVAQKSQSLVRLRGRFHGSSQEVIFDEGATALSPTILRALQDTLSAQQQSIIFLPTRAHFKKLLCQVCGQGVRCPFCSVNMSLHLKDRCMRCHYCQHQESIPKVCPSCQCDSLQGKRMGTQQCKKELEALLPQARIGILDKDHTHTNQQIQSILEAFNTHQLDILIGTQMISKGHDYPKVNLVVILGLDEVLHNGSYASFEQGVSLMCQIAGRSARKKHGRVLIQSHNRDFLQHYLEDYEVFLKDELHTRMQVFPPFRRLAQLEFSATSQEKAQEDMQTILNVLQTLFESVKEVEILGSGQAQVFRVAGKYRYEILLSAASAKNLLQILHHLKDHPLAFKIEIDPGI
- the argS gene encoding arginine--tRNA ligase, coding for MYNKIKGVLERLLDTKIVLEHPKDKSLGHYASVVAFSLAKERRKAPKIIAEELVQFLKQEQVCQEVFASISALNGYLNFTLKESFLDELCNQALSLGKDFGRNILESKKSYYIEFVSANPTGPLHIGHARGAIFGDSLCRLGRFLGVKTHAEYYVNDMGAQIHMLGLSVYLRIQEMRGAQVEYPPNAYKGDYITELAQKALEHFGALEGEEEALIAQLGNFAKELMLAEIQETLAETGICMDAYISEKAMFSAQERVFTRLQEAGGVYESEGKMWLASSQKGDEKDRVLKKSDSTFTYIAGDITYHDYKFQQNYDHYINIFGADHHGYVARIKAALEFLGYESQRLEVLLVQMVALLQEGKPYKMSKRAGNFVLLKDVLQDIGKDALRFVFLSKKLDTHLEFDVASLQKQDSSNPIFYIHYANARIHTLMSKFLQRGNEQAIYASSLCNLPPVATHLLFSALNLPKVLVSAFVDRELQKICEYLKNLAGDFHAFYNAHRILETPQELPYLKLCQMVSLSLTIGLSMLGIEAKKKM